Proteins found in one Streptomyces sp. CB09001 genomic segment:
- the secY gene encoding preprotein translocase subunit SecY, which yields MLTAFARAFKTPDLRKKLLFTLGIIVVYRLGTHIPIPGVDYKNVQECVDQASGNQGLFGLVNMFSGGALLQITVFALGIMPYITASIILQLLTVVIPRLEALKKEGQAGTAKITQYTRYLTVALAILQGTGLVATARSGALFSGCTVAGQIVPDQAIFTTVVMVICMTAGTCVVMWLGELITDRGIGNGMSILMFISIAATFPSALWAIKKQGELADGWIEFGTVILVGLVMVGLVVFVEQAQRRIPVQYAKRMIGRRSYGGTSTYIPLKVNQAGVIPVIFASSLLYIPALIVQFSNSTSGWATWITKNLADTAATPHIILYFFLIVFFAFFYVAISFNPEEVADNMKKYGGFIPGIRAGRPTAEYLSYVLNRITWPGSLYLGLIALVPTMALAGFGANQNFPFGGTSILIIVGVGLETVKQIESQLQQRNYEGFLR from the coding sequence GTGCTCACCGCGTTCGCCCGGGCGTTCAAGACGCCCGACCTGCGCAAGAAGCTGCTCTTCACGCTCGGCATCATCGTGGTGTACCGACTCGGTACCCACATCCCCATTCCAGGCGTCGACTACAAGAACGTCCAGGAGTGCGTGGACCAGGCGTCCGGCAACCAGGGCCTCTTCGGCCTGGTCAACATGTTCAGCGGTGGCGCCCTGCTGCAGATCACGGTCTTCGCGCTCGGCATCATGCCGTACATCACGGCGAGCATCATTCTGCAGCTGCTGACCGTCGTGATCCCGCGCCTGGAAGCCCTCAAGAAGGAGGGCCAGGCCGGTACGGCGAAGATCACGCAGTACACCCGCTACCTGACCGTCGCGCTCGCCATCCTGCAGGGCACCGGCCTGGTGGCCACCGCCCGCAGCGGCGCCCTCTTCTCCGGCTGCACCGTCGCCGGTCAGATCGTGCCCGACCAGGCGATCTTCACCACCGTCGTCATGGTCATCTGCATGACCGCCGGTACCTGTGTCGTCATGTGGCTCGGCGAGCTGATCACCGACCGCGGCATCGGCAACGGCATGTCGATCCTGATGTTCATCTCGATCGCCGCGACCTTCCCCTCGGCCCTGTGGGCCATCAAGAAGCAGGGCGAGCTGGCCGACGGCTGGATCGAGTTCGGCACGGTCATCCTCGTCGGCCTGGTCATGGTCGGCCTGGTGGTCTTCGTGGAGCAGGCCCAGCGCCGCATCCCGGTGCAGTACGCGAAGCGCATGATCGGCCGCCGCTCCTACGGCGGTACCTCGACGTACATCCCGCTCAAGGTGAACCAGGCGGGTGTCATCCCCGTCATCTTCGCCTCGTCGCTGCTCTACATCCCGGCACTGATCGTCCAGTTCTCGAACTCGACGTCGGGCTGGGCCACCTGGATCACGAAGAACCTCGCGGACACCGCGGCGACGCCGCACATCATCCTGTACTTCTTCCTGATCGTGTTCTTCGCCTTCTTCTACGTGGCCATCTCGTTCAACCCCGAGGAAGTCGCGGACAACATGAAGAAGTATGGTGGCTTCATCCCGGGCATCCGGGCTGGCCGACCGACCGCTGAGTATCTGAGCTACGTACTCAACCGGATCACCTGGCCGGGTTCGCTGTACTTGGGTCTGATCGCTCTCGTCCCGACAATGGCGTTGGCTGGTTTCGGGGCAAACCAGAACTTCCCGTTCGGTGGCACCAGCATCCTGATCATCGTGGGTGTCGGTCTCGAGACGGTGAAGCAGATCGAGAGCCAGCTCCAGCAGCGCAATTACGAAGGGTTCCTCCGCTGA
- a CDS encoding adenylate kinase gives MRIVLVGPPGAGKGTQATRLAETLHIPHISTGDLFRANISQQTDLGKLAKSYMDAGNLVPDEVTIAMAKDRMEQPDAEGGFLLDGFPRNVSQAEALDELLETEDMKLDAVLDLEAPEDEVVKRIAGRRVCRNDSAHVFHVTYTPPKKEGVCDVCGGELYQRDDDSEETVRKRLEVYHTQTEPIIDYYKSQGLVATIAATGPVDEVTRRALEALKRDQ, from the coding sequence ATGCGAATCGTCCTCGTCGGGCCTCCGGGTGCCGGAAAGGGAACGCAGGCCACCCGCCTTGCCGAGACGCTGCACATTCCGCACATCTCCACGGGCGACCTGTTCCGCGCGAACATCAGCCAGCAGACCGACCTGGGCAAGCTCGCGAAGTCCTACATGGACGCCGGCAATCTCGTGCCGGACGAGGTCACCATCGCCATGGCGAAGGACCGCATGGAGCAGCCCGACGCCGAGGGCGGCTTCCTGCTGGACGGCTTCCCGCGCAACGTCTCCCAGGCCGAGGCGCTGGACGAGCTGCTCGAGACCGAGGACATGAAGCTCGACGCGGTGCTGGACCTGGAGGCCCCGGAGGACGAGGTCGTCAAGCGGATCGCCGGCCGGCGCGTCTGCCGCAACGACTCGGCCCACGTCTTCCACGTGACGTACACGCCGCCGAAGAAGGAAGGCGTCTGCGACGTCTGCGGCGGCGAGCTGTACCAGCGGGACGACGACTCCGAGGAGACGGTCCGCAAGCGGCTCGAGGTCTACCACACGCAGACCGAGCCGATCATCGACTACTACAAGTCGCAGGGCCTGGTCGCCACCATCGCCGCGACGGGACCCGTGGACGAGGTCACCCGCCGTGCGCTGGAGGCGCTCAAGCGCGACCAGTAG
- the map gene encoding type I methionyl aminopeptidase, whose product MVQIKNPEQIAKMREAGLVVAAIHAATREAAVPGATTKDLDQVARKVLAEHDAKPNFLGYGGFPATICTSVNEVVVHGIPSDDVVLKDGDVISIDCGAIIDGWHGDAAYTAFVGSGHSPELVELSRVTEESMWAGIAAMKQGNRLVDVSRAIETYIRRQPKPGGGKYGIIEDYGGHGIGTEMHMDPHLLNYVDRRRGKGPKLVPGFCLAIEPMVSLGTPRTEVLSDEWTVITTDGTWSSHWEHSVALTEQGPLVLTSPDGGRAKLAELGITAAPDPLA is encoded by the coding sequence ATGGTGCAGATCAAGAACCCCGAGCAGATCGCCAAGATGCGCGAGGCGGGGCTGGTCGTCGCCGCCATCCACGCGGCCACGCGCGAGGCCGCCGTGCCCGGCGCCACGACCAAGGACCTGGACCAGGTCGCCCGCAAGGTCCTCGCGGAGCACGACGCCAAGCCGAACTTCCTCGGGTACGGCGGCTTCCCGGCCACCATCTGCACCTCGGTGAACGAGGTCGTCGTCCACGGCATCCCGTCCGACGACGTGGTCCTCAAGGACGGCGACGTCATCTCCATCGACTGCGGCGCGATCATCGACGGCTGGCACGGCGACGCCGCCTACACGGCCTTCGTCGGCTCCGGTCACTCCCCGGAGCTGGTCGAGCTCTCCCGAGTGACCGAGGAGTCGATGTGGGCGGGCATCGCCGCCATGAAGCAGGGCAACCGCCTGGTGGACGTCTCCCGCGCCATCGAGACCTACATCCGCCGCCAGCCCAAGCCCGGCGGCGGCAAGTACGGGATCATCGAGGACTACGGCGGCCACGGCATCGGCACCGAGATGCACATGGACCCGCACCTGCTGAACTACGTCGACCGCCGCCGCGGCAAGGGCCCGAAGCTCGTCCCCGGCTTCTGCCTCGCCATCGAGCCGATGGTCTCCCTCGGCACCCCCCGCACCGAGGTCCTCTCCGACGAGTGGACGGTCATCACCACGGACGGCACCTGGTCCTCCCACTGGGAGCACTCGGTGGCCCTGACGGAACAGGGCCCGCTGGTCCTGACGTCCCCCGACGGGGGCAGGGCCAAGCTGGCCGAGCTGGGGATCACGGCGGCGCCGGATCCCCTTGCATAA
- the infA gene encoding translation initiation factor IF-1, producing MAKKQGAIEIEGTVVESLPNAMFKVELQNGHQVLAHISGKMRMHYIRILPDDRVVVELSPYDLTRGRIVYRYK from the coding sequence GTGGCCAAGAAGCAAGGTGCCATCGAGATCGAGGGCACTGTCGTCGAGTCTCTTCCGAACGCCATGTTCAAGGTCGAGCTCCAGAACGGCCACCAGGTCCTGGCACACATCAGCGGCAAGATGCGTATGCACTACATCCGCATCCTCCCTGACGACCGGGTCGTGGTGGAGTTGTCTCCGTACGACCTGACCCGTGGCCGGATCGTCTACCGGTACAAGTAG
- the rpmJ gene encoding 50S ribosomal protein L36: MKVKPSVKKICDKCRVIRRHGRVMVICDNPRHKQRQG; the protein is encoded by the coding sequence ATGAAGGTCAAGCCGAGCGTCAAGAAGATCTGCGACAAGTGCAGGGTGATCCGCCGTCACGGTCGGGTCATGGTCATCTGCGACAACCCGCGCCACAAGCAGCGCCAGGGCTGA
- the rpsM gene encoding 30S ribosomal protein S13 gives MARVSGVDIPREKRVEIALTYVFGIGRTLSQQTLAATGVDPNTRVRDLSEEQLVAIREYVDNNIKTEGDLRREVQADIRRKVEIGTYQGLRHRRGLPVRGQRTSTNARTRKGPRRAIAGKKKPGKK, from the coding sequence ATGGCACGCGTTTCCGGTGTTGACATCCCGCGTGAAAAGCGCGTCGAGATCGCCCTCACCTACGTGTTCGGCATCGGCCGGACCCTCTCGCAGCAGACGCTCGCCGCCACCGGCGTGGACCCGAACACCCGTGTTCGGGACCTCTCCGAGGAGCAGCTCGTCGCGATCCGCGAGTACGTCGACAACAACATCAAGACCGAGGGTGACCTCCGTCGCGAGGTGCAGGCCGACATCCGCCGCAAGGTCGAGATCGGCACCTACCAGGGTCTGCGCCACCGTCGCGGTCTGCCCGTCCGCGGTCAGCGCACCAGCACCAACGCCCGCACCCGCAAGGGCCCGCGTCGCGCCATCGCCGGCAAGAAGAAGCCGGGCAAGAAGTAG
- the rpsK gene encoding 30S ribosomal protein S11 produces the protein MPPKGRQGAAKKVRRKEKKNVAHGHAHIKSTFNNTIVSITDPTGNVISWASAGHVGFKGSRKSTPFAAQMAAESAARRAQEHGMRKVDVFVKGPGSGRETAIRSLQATGLEVGSIQDVTPTPHNGCRPPKRRRV, from the coding sequence ATGCCCCCCAAGGGACGTCAGGGCGCTGCCAAGAAGGTGCGCCGCAAGGAAAAGAAGAACGTCGCTCACGGCCACGCGCACATCAAGAGCACGTTCAACAACACGATCGTGTCCATCACGGACCCGACCGGCAACGTGATCTCCTGGGCCTCCGCCGGCCACGTCGGCTTCAAGGGCTCCCGGAAGTCCACGCCGTTCGCCGCGCAGATGGCCGCCGAGTCGGCTGCCCGCCGCGCGCAGGAGCACGGCATGCGCAAGGTCGACGTCTTCGTCAAGGGCCCGGGTTCCGGTCGTGAGACCGCCATCCGCTCCCTGCAGGCGACCGGCCTCGAGGTCGGCTCCATCCAGGACGTCACGCCCACCCCGCACAACGGCTGCCGTCCGCCGAAGCGTCGTCGCGTCTGA